The following coding sequences are from one Clostridioides difficile ATCC 9689 = DSM 1296 window:
- a CDS encoding mandelate racemase/muconate lactonizing enzyme family protein, which yields MKITDIKFEKLRIKLKKPVVVSFGVIEYGESVILKIETDEGYCGFGEAAPLAAVTGEVLDNVLSVLLMFKKELIGKDPLDIETIHTIMDGIIIGNTSAKAAIDIALYDIKGKIMNAPLYKVLGGFDSKVQTDITISIDKPEKMAVEALERVKEGFRILKLKAGINPEDDIEAVKLIREAVGESIRIRIDANQGWNVNSSINTIKKLEEFNVDAIEQALPHWDLDGTAYIRNKSNTKIMIDESLHSPIDAIKAIKKNAVDTFNIKLMKSSGIYPAIKINNIAEASGVNCMLGCMLETRIGITAAANLIASKKNITEADLDSFMFCEELEGISGGFVMDGDIMNLVNKPGLGIEVNL from the coding sequence ATGAAGATAACAGATATCAAATTTGAAAAGCTTAGAATTAAATTAAAAAAACCTGTAGTAGTTTCATTTGGAGTAATTGAATATGGAGAAAGTGTAATTTTAAAAATTGAAACTGATGAAGGGTATTGTGGATTTGGCGAAGCAGCACCTCTTGCAGCAGTTACAGGTGAAGTTTTGGATAATGTTCTTTCAGTATTACTTATGTTTAAAAAAGAGTTAATAGGCAAAGACCCACTAGATATTGAAACCATACATACCATCATGGATGGAATTATTATAGGTAATACTTCTGCAAAAGCAGCTATTGACATAGCTTTATATGATATTAAAGGAAAAATTATGAATGCACCCCTTTATAAAGTTCTTGGAGGATTTGATAGTAAAGTCCAAACGGATATTACTATAAGTATAGATAAGCCAGAAAAAATGGCAGTAGAAGCTTTAGAAAGAGTAAAAGAAGGTTTTAGGATATTGAAGCTTAAAGCAGGTATAAATCCTGAAGACGATATTGAAGCTGTAAAGTTAATTAGAGAAGCCGTTGGAGAGAGTATAAGAATTAGAATTGATGCAAATCAAGGATGGAACGTAAATAGCAGTATAAATACTATCAAAAAGTTAGAAGAATTTAATGTTGATGCAATTGAACAAGCACTTCCACATTGGGATTTAGATGGTACTGCTTACATAAGAAATAAAAGTAACACAAAAATTATGATAGATGAATCATTACATTCACCAATAGATGCAATTAAGGCTATAAAAAAGAATGCAGTTGATACATTTAATATTAAGCTGATGAAATCAAGTGGAATATATCCTGCTATAAAAATCAACAACATAGCTGAGGCAAGTGGAGTAAATTGTATGTTAGGATGTATGCTGGAAACGAGAATTGGTATAACAGCAGCAGCAAATTTAATAGCATCTAAAAAGAACATAACAGAAGCTGACCTTGATAGTTTTATGTTTTGTGAAGAATTAGAAGGTATATCTGGAGGATTTGTAATGGATGGAGATATTATGAATCTTGTCAATAAACCAGGTTTAGGAATAGAAGTAAACTTATGA